One Pseudomonas entomophila genomic window carries:
- the purM gene encoding phosphoribosylformylglycinamidine cyclo-ligase encodes MSKQPSLSYKDAGVDIDAGEALVERIKGVAKRTARPEVMGGLGGFGALCEIPAGYKQPVLVSGTDGVGTKLRLALNLNKHDSIGQDLVAMCVNDLVVCGAEPLFFLDYYATGKLNVDVAATVVTGIGAGCELAGCSLVGGETAEMPGMYEGEDYDLAGFCVGVVEKADIIDGSKVVTGDALIALPSSGPHSNGYSLIRKILEVSGTDIDNTQLNGKPLADLLMAPTRIYVKPLLQLIKQTGAVKAMAHITGGGLLDNIPRVLPKNAQAVVDVASWQRPVVFDFLQEKGNVDEHEMHRVLNCGVGMVICVAQDQVENALNVLRAEGEQPWVIGRIDVAAEGAAQVELHNLKAH; translated from the coding sequence ATGAGCAAGCAACCCTCCCTGAGCTACAAGGACGCCGGTGTAGACATCGACGCCGGCGAAGCACTGGTCGAACGCATCAAGGGCGTCGCCAAGCGCACCGCACGCCCTGAAGTCATGGGTGGCCTGGGCGGCTTCGGCGCCCTCTGCGAGATCCCGGCCGGCTACAAACAGCCGGTGCTGGTCTCCGGCACCGACGGCGTCGGCACCAAACTGCGCCTGGCATTAAACCTGAACAAGCACGACAGCATCGGCCAGGACCTGGTCGCCATGTGCGTCAACGACCTGGTGGTGTGCGGCGCAGAGCCGCTGTTCTTCCTCGACTACTACGCCACCGGCAAGCTCAACGTCGACGTGGCCGCCACCGTGGTCACCGGTATCGGCGCCGGTTGCGAACTGGCCGGCTGCTCGCTGGTCGGTGGTGAAACCGCTGAAATGCCAGGCATGTACGAAGGCGAGGATTACGACCTGGCCGGCTTCTGCGTCGGCGTGGTGGAAAAGGCCGACATCATCGACGGCTCGAAAGTGGTCACCGGCGACGCCCTGATCGCCCTGCCATCCTCCGGCCCGCACTCCAACGGCTACTCGTTGATCCGCAAGATCCTCGAAGTCTCCGGCACCGACATCGACAACACCCAGCTCAATGGCAAGCCGCTGGCCGACCTGCTGATGGCCCCGACCCGCATCTACGTCAAGCCGCTGCTGCAACTGATCAAGCAGACCGGCGCGGTGAAGGCCATGGCCCACATCACCGGTGGCGGCCTGCTGGACAACATCCCGCGCGTGCTCCCGAAAAACGCCCAGGCCGTGGTCGACGTGGCCAGCTGGCAGCGCCCGGTGGTGTTCGACTTCCTGCAGGAAAAAGGCAACGTCGACGAGCATGAAATGCACCGCGTGCTGAACTGCGGCGTGGGCATGGTCATCTGCGTGGCCCAGGACCAGGTCGAAAACGCCCTGAACGTGCTGCGCGCCGAAGGCGAGCAGCCTTGGGTGATCGGCCGTATCGACGTGGCCGCCGAAGGCGCCGCCCAGGTCGAGCTGCACAACCTCAAGGCACACTGA
- a CDS encoding DUF2066 domain-containing protein encodes MRLLNYFAAGCLAFVAAAAQADTVSGLYQVREPLEGQGGEARAQATSKALDTLVLRLTGDPKAPQNPALAALRKDPQQIINQVGTEAGPPESVLVEFDPGSTERALRQAGLALWGNNRPSILVWWLNDNVEGSNLIGDGQSSAEPLRRAAQHRGLPLRLPLADLQEQLVANAKQLEGSDPAPLREASERYGANALLAVHAHEAEGKWQGKWQLWLGDQREQGSAEGADQAALADALMLAVSNRLAPRYVTRPGASSDLQIQVQGMNLQRYAELARVLEPYGPRLQMIEGATLTYAVTGNRDQLRAQLSLARLQELPADQVPATPPAASQAEPGVALPTPPRPFDGLRFRW; translated from the coding sequence ATGCGTCTTCTCAACTACTTCGCTGCGGGTTGCCTGGCTTTCGTCGCTGCCGCGGCGCAAGCCGATACCGTTTCCGGCCTTTACCAGGTGCGTGAACCGCTCGAAGGGCAGGGCGGCGAGGCGCGCGCCCAGGCCACCAGCAAAGCCCTGGACACGCTGGTGCTGCGCCTGACCGGCGACCCCAAGGCACCGCAGAATCCTGCACTGGCTGCCTTGCGCAAGGATCCGCAGCAGATCATCAACCAGGTCGGCACCGAGGCCGGGCCGCCCGAGTCGGTGCTGGTCGAGTTCGATCCGGGCAGTACCGAGCGCGCCTTGCGCCAGGCGGGCCTGGCCTTGTGGGGCAACAACCGGCCATCGATTCTGGTCTGGTGGCTGAACGACAACGTCGAGGGCAGCAACCTTATCGGTGATGGCCAGAGCAGCGCCGAGCCCCTGCGCCGCGCCGCGCAGCACCGTGGCCTGCCACTGCGCCTGCCGTTGGCCGATCTGCAGGAGCAGTTGGTTGCCAACGCCAAGCAGCTTGAGGGCAGCGACCCGGCGCCCTTGCGCGAAGCATCCGAGCGCTATGGCGCCAATGCCCTGCTGGCGGTGCATGCCCACGAGGCCGAAGGCAAGTGGCAGGGTAAATGGCAACTGTGGCTGGGCGACCAGCGCGAGCAGGGCAGCGCTGAAGGCGCCGACCAGGCAGCCCTGGCGGACGCATTGATGCTGGCGGTGAGCAATCGACTGGCGCCGCGTTACGTCACCCGCCCGGGTGCCAGCAGTGACCTGCAGATCCAGGTGCAAGGCATGAACCTGCAACGCTACGCCGAGCTTGCCCGTGTGCTCGAGCCCTATGGTCCGCGGCTGCAGATGATCGAGGGCGCGACCTTGACCTACGCCGTCACCGGCAATCGTGATCAATTGCGCGCTCAGTTGAGCCTGGCCAGGTTGCAGGAACTGCCTGCCGATCAGGTGCCTGCAACGCCGCCGGCGGCGTCTCAGGCTGAGCCTGGCGTGGCGTTGCCCACGCCACCCAGGCCGTTCGACGGCCTGCGTTTTCGCTGGTAA
- a CDS encoding AI-2E family transporter, which produces MIELRRWIWLGAALLVAVLLYLLHNILSPFLVGILLAYLADPLVDRLERAGLSRTWGVVVVFSLFTLIFLALLLVLIPMLAKQLLRLYELAPQMLDWLQHVALPWVQSRLGLADGFWKFDKIKAAIGEHMGQTTDIVGVLLSQATASSLALIGWLANLVLIPVVGFYLLRDWDLMMAKLRSLLPRQRESQVVGLAGECHEVLGAFVRGQLLVMLALGVIYSTGLMLVGLELGLLIGMLAGLAAIVPYMGFIIGIGAALVAGLFQFGGELYPMLGIVAVFMVGQALEGMVLTPLLVGDRIGLHPVAVIFAILAGGELFGFTGVLLALPVAAVIMVLLRHVHDLYKESDMYAGEIDPDL; this is translated from the coding sequence ATGATCGAACTGCGTCGCTGGATCTGGCTGGGCGCTGCCCTGCTGGTCGCCGTGTTGCTGTATTTGCTGCACAACATTCTTTCACCGTTCCTGGTGGGCATTCTTCTCGCCTACCTGGCAGATCCACTGGTCGACCGCCTGGAGCGGGCAGGGCTGTCGCGAACCTGGGGCGTGGTGGTGGTGTTCAGCCTGTTCACCCTGATCTTCCTGGCCCTGCTGCTGGTGCTGATCCCCATGCTGGCCAAGCAGCTGCTGCGCCTGTACGAACTGGCGCCACAGATGCTCGACTGGCTGCAGCACGTGGCCTTGCCCTGGGTGCAGAGCCGGCTGGGCCTGGCCGACGGCTTCTGGAAATTCGACAAGATCAAGGCCGCCATCGGCGAACACATGGGCCAGACCACCGATATCGTCGGTGTGCTGCTGTCCCAGGCCACCGCCTCCAGCCTGGCGCTGATCGGTTGGCTGGCCAACCTGGTGCTGATCCCGGTGGTGGGCTTCTACCTGTTGCGTGACTGGGACCTGATGATGGCCAAGCTGCGCAGCCTGTTGCCGCGCCAGCGCGAGTCGCAGGTGGTGGGGCTGGCAGGGGAGTGCCATGAGGTGCTCGGGGCGTTCGTGCGTGGCCAACTGCTGGTGATGCTCGCCCTGGGCGTCATCTATTCCACCGGCCTGATGCTGGTGGGCCTGGAACTTGGCCTGCTGATCGGCATGCTGGCAGGGCTGGCGGCGATCGTGCCTTACATGGGTTTCATCATCGGCATCGGCGCGGCGCTGGTGGCCGGATTGTTCCAGTTCGGTGGCGAGCTGTACCCGATGCTGGGTATCGTCGCGGTGTTCATGGTCGGGCAGGCGCTCGAGGGGATGGTGCTGACGCCGCTGCTGGTGGGGGACCGCATCGGCCTGCACCCGGTGGCGGTGATCTTCGCCATCCTGGCCGGTGGCGAGCTGTTCGGCTTCACTGGCGTGTTGCTGGCCTTGCCGGTGGCGGCGGTGATCATGGTGCTGCTGCGGCATGTGCACGACCTGTACAAAGAGTCGGACATGTATGCCGGGGAGATTGACCCGGACCTATAG
- the hda gene encoding DnaA regulatory inactivator Hda has product MKPIQLPLGVRLRDDATFINYYPGANAAALGYVERLCEADAGWTESLIYLWGKQGVGRTHLLQAATHRFQQLGEPAVYLPLAQLLDRGVELLDHLEQYELVCIDDLHVIAGKADWEEAMFHLFNRLRDSGRRLLLAASSSPRELPIKLADLKSRLTLALIFQMRGMSDEDKLRALQLRASRRGLHLTDEVGHFILTRGTRSMSALFDLLERLDQASLQAQRKLTIPFLKETLGW; this is encoded by the coding sequence ATGAAACCGATCCAGTTGCCCCTGGGTGTGCGTCTGCGCGATGACGCCACCTTCATCAACTACTACCCGGGCGCCAATGCCGCGGCATTGGGCTACGTCGAGCGGTTGTGCGAAGCCGACGCCGGCTGGACCGAGAGCCTCATCTATCTATGGGGCAAGCAGGGCGTTGGTCGCACCCACCTGCTGCAGGCCGCCACCCACCGTTTCCAGCAGTTGGGCGAGCCCGCTGTCTATCTGCCGCTCGCGCAATTGCTCGACCGTGGCGTCGAGTTGCTCGACCATCTCGAGCAGTACGAACTGGTGTGCATTGACGACCTGCATGTGATCGCAGGCAAGGCGGACTGGGAAGAGGCCATGTTCCACCTGTTCAACCGCCTGCGTGACAGCGGTCGACGCCTGCTGCTGGCCGCGTCCAGCTCGCCCCGCGAACTGCCGATCAAGCTGGCGGACCTCAAGTCCCGGCTTACCCTCGCGTTGATTTTCCAGATGCGCGGCATGTCAGACGAAGACAAGCTGCGCGCCTTGCAGTTGCGCGCTTCGCGCCGCGGCCTGCACCTGACCGATGAGGTCGGCCACTTCATCCTGACCCGCGGCACGCGCAGCATGAGCGCCCTGTTCGACTTGCTCGAGCGCCTCGACCAGGCTTCGCTGCAGGCCCAGCGCAAGCTGACCATCCCGTTCCTCAAGGAAACCCTGGGCTGGTAA
- a CDS encoding C40 family peptidase, translating to MLKRFAPLVPLALVTLLFGCASQGPVSQQQDQHHIAAQSINSKASASSVFGEEELATEEDMDAFSSNGKPYQLPVLADSILERGMSLIGTRYRFGGTSEQSGFDCSGFIGYLFREEAGMNLPRSTREMINVDAPKVARNKLKPGDLLFFSTNGRGRVSHAGIYLGDNQFIHSSSRRSGGVRIDSLGDRYWSKTFIEAKRALAMAPTTISRN from the coding sequence ATGCTGAAGCGCTTCGCACCCCTCGTGCCACTTGCACTTGTGACCCTGTTGTTCGGTTGCGCCTCCCAAGGCCCGGTCTCGCAGCAGCAGGATCAACACCACATCGCCGCCCAGTCGATCAATTCGAAGGCCTCCGCTTCTTCCGTATTCGGTGAGGAAGAACTGGCCACCGAAGAAGACATGGACGCATTCTCCAGCAATGGCAAGCCCTACCAGCTGCCTGTGCTGGCCGACAGCATTCTCGAGCGCGGCATGTCGTTGATCGGCACCCGCTACCGCTTTGGCGGCACCTCGGAGCAGTCGGGCTTCGATTGCAGCGGTTTCATCGGCTATCTCTTCCGCGAGGAAGCGGGCATGAACCTGCCGCGCTCGACCCGCGAGATGATCAACGTCGACGCCCCCAAGGTTGCACGCAACAAGCTCAAGCCTGGCGACCTGCTGTTCTTCAGCACCAACGGCCGTGGCCGCGTGAGCCACGCCGGCATCTACCTGGGTGACAACCAGTTCATCCACTCCAGCAGCCGCCGCAGCGGTGGCGTGCGTATCGACAGCCTGGGCGATCGCTACTGGAGCAAAACCTTCATCGAGGCCAAACGCGCGCTCGCCATGGCGCCGACCACGATCTCGCGCAATTGA
- a CDS encoding C40 family peptidase: MAMLARFALLSLAALLAACSSRAPAPAPTSKPQVSFSQQPASSPAADDVLFRAIGLVGTPYRWGGNTPDSGFDCSGLIGYVYRDAAGISLPRTTRDMIVMRAPNVDINALQSGDLVFFATGGGSQVSHAGIYVGEGRFVHAPSTGGTVRLDYLSSNYWSRAYLQAKRVLPPGHLAQNP; encoded by the coding sequence ATGGCGATGTTGGCGCGCTTCGCACTCCTTTCCCTCGCGGCACTGCTCGCCGCCTGTTCGAGCCGCGCCCCGGCGCCTGCGCCGACGTCCAAGCCCCAGGTATCGTTCAGTCAGCAGCCGGCCTCCTCGCCAGCCGCGGACGATGTGCTGTTCCGCGCCATCGGCTTGGTGGGCACGCCCTACCGTTGGGGTGGCAACACGCCGGACTCCGGCTTCGATTGCAGCGGCCTGATCGGCTACGTCTACCGTGATGCCGCCGGCATCAGCCTACCGCGCACCACCCGCGACATGATCGTGATGCGTGCGCCGAACGTGGATATCAACGCCCTGCAGTCAGGCGACCTGGTGTTCTTCGCCACCGGTGGTGGTTCGCAGGTCAGCCATGCCGGAATCTACGTGGGCGAGGGCCGCTTCGTGCATGCGCCGTCCACCGGCGGCACCGTGCGCCTGGACTACCTGTCCAGCAATTACTGGTCCCGCGCCTACCTGCAGGCCAAGCGCGTGCTGCCGCCTGGCCACTTGGCGCAGAACCCTTGA
- a CDS encoding dermonecrotic toxin domain-containing protein — protein sequence MSTIKERVERSLAALDAGRPLAALVEEIIREYPDPYLLAYREAARLLVKHTGKAMDPRFVWWHQFDRGSSSTLTFNGWKHSGAPAKSMRLVELVIQRFDVQFQDAPDQLDQIGGFYRQGARVGQFDERNEVRLLGREVQKDLWALDFAEVYRAAIERFWSEYGLHFRVVAKVSLLGQAAKALDSGLISQLDWLRLRAVAADGLTTGVLPTLALLQQDATRSPLTVSRYVFGEADRGSLYRLTAADGRVVLYMPWSDEAVRGFDSELSMARWLRQHLQSAQALQAFVEGAHANPRDDTGRRLIKVHLQGVADSRSDEMAVVALSLFKREPGKTLFEVLVDQVSIEMQQTAEVIQSNADLRKAMWRGYLSAFLKVFGGFAPLGWPMSLTLLGAGVGKVGLDVDAAADAVDAQARHSALRDAMLDSLYTALNMVDISFTSSFALLAYEAPPHEFRASLGLWHEVRSATLPVEGLEANTLVASELVQSGRLRGVRVGNDGSCWITLNGLIYRVRYSHELSVWLIVPPDSPFAFTALHPVRLSDEGQWELLEPPRLLAGAPPAPAELPSLRAELWDTYCRIDQQESARLSTKAIVRQKDVLISAGVVEIPPGQVYDLDSLGLPCVLVAGKPVYSYREGRQFSNALIEDYTHHASKVNDVFRYGTYAHPDMDDYISRLADTLEALPKNNAVTLYRGGNAERGTGGAGYRSGRLQVGDILVNTDLSSFTENPYKASEFASTGSGEEEGGAMRTFDDSSVIFELPAQRYQGGTPISPFSVYPMEAETLFLPGHYFRIEGLQQVYGEGYRFIHVQLVRVAEPGTAIVHDLRTGQPFNLEAYRGRFRNQAVVDRFFPPALADAEA from the coding sequence ATGAGCACCATCAAGGAACGGGTCGAGCGCAGCCTCGCCGCACTGGACGCCGGGCGGCCGCTGGCGGCCCTGGTGGAGGAGATCATCCGCGAGTACCCCGACCCCTACCTATTGGCGTACCGGGAGGCGGCTCGCCTTCTGGTCAAGCACACCGGCAAGGCGATGGACCCGCGCTTTGTCTGGTGGCATCAATTCGACAGGGGGAGCAGCAGCACGCTTACCTTCAATGGCTGGAAGCATTCCGGGGCACCGGCCAAGTCGATGCGGCTGGTCGAGTTGGTGATCCAGCGCTTCGATGTGCAGTTTCAGGATGCACCTGACCAACTGGATCAGATCGGAGGCTTCTACCGGCAGGGCGCTCGGGTTGGCCAGTTCGATGAGCGCAATGAAGTGCGCTTGTTGGGCCGCGAGGTTCAAAAGGACCTGTGGGCGCTGGATTTCGCTGAGGTCTACCGGGCTGCGATCGAGCGTTTCTGGTCGGAGTATGGTCTGCATTTCCGGGTTGTCGCCAAGGTCAGCCTGCTTGGGCAAGCCGCCAAGGCCCTGGACAGCGGTCTGATCAGCCAGCTCGACTGGCTGCGCCTGCGAGCGGTGGCGGCGGATGGCCTGACGACGGGGGTACTGCCGACCCTGGCGTTGTTGCAGCAGGACGCGACCCGCTCGCCGTTGACCGTCAGCCGCTATGTCTTTGGCGAAGCCGACCGTGGCAGCTTGTACCGGCTGACGGCTGCAGATGGTCGCGTCGTATTGTATATGCCGTGGTCGGATGAGGCTGTGCGTGGGTTCGATTCCGAACTGAGCATGGCGCGCTGGCTGCGTCAGCACCTGCAATCGGCCCAGGCGCTGCAGGCATTTGTCGAAGGGGCGCACGCCAATCCGCGAGATGACACCGGCAGGCGACTGATCAAGGTACACCTGCAAGGCGTTGCCGACAGTCGTTCCGACGAGATGGCCGTGGTGGCGCTTTCGCTGTTCAAGCGTGAGCCGGGCAAGACGTTGTTCGAGGTGCTGGTCGATCAGGTTTCGATCGAGATGCAGCAGACTGCCGAGGTCATTCAGAGCAATGCCGACCTGCGCAAGGCGATGTGGCGGGGTTACCTGTCGGCATTCCTCAAGGTGTTCGGTGGTTTCGCTCCCTTAGGCTGGCCCATGAGCCTGACACTGTTGGGGGCCGGCGTTGGCAAGGTGGGACTGGATGTGGACGCCGCAGCCGATGCCGTGGACGCGCAGGCTCGTCACAGTGCGCTACGGGACGCCATGCTCGACAGCCTGTATACGGCCTTGAACATGGTCGATATCAGTTTCACCTCAAGCTTCGCCTTGCTGGCTTACGAAGCACCGCCCCACGAGTTCAGGGCGTCACTGGGGCTGTGGCATGAGGTGCGCAGTGCCACTTTGCCGGTCGAAGGTCTGGAGGCCAACACGCTGGTGGCCAGCGAGCTGGTGCAAAGTGGTCGTTTGCGTGGCGTGCGCGTAGGGAATGATGGCAGTTGCTGGATCACCCTGAACGGCTTGATCTATCGGGTGCGCTATAGCCATGAGTTGTCTGTCTGGCTGATAGTGCCGCCGGATAGCCCCTTCGCCTTTACGGCGCTGCACCCCGTGCGCCTGAGTGACGAGGGCCAATGGGAACTGCTGGAGCCACCGCGGCTGCTGGCTGGTGCCCCTCCGGCACCAGCGGAGCTGCCCAGCCTGCGCGCGGAGCTTTGGGATACCTATTGCCGGATAGACCAGCAGGAGAGCGCCAGGCTGTCGACCAAGGCTATCGTGCGGCAGAAGGATGTGCTGATCAGTGCGGGCGTTGTCGAGATTCCGCCCGGCCAGGTGTATGACCTGGATAGCCTTGGCCTGCCGTGTGTGCTGGTCGCAGGCAAGCCTGTGTACTCCTATCGCGAGGGGCGGCAGTTTTCCAATGCGTTGATCGAGGATTACACCCACCATGCCTCCAAGGTCAACGATGTGTTTCGCTATGGCACCTATGCGCATCCGGACATGGATGACTATATCAGCCGTCTTGCCGACACCTTGGAGGCGTTGCCCAAGAACAATGCCGTCACGCTGTATCGTGGTGGTAACGCCGAGCGGGGCACGGGGGGCGCGGGTTACCGCAGTGGCCGCTTGCAAGTGGGCGATATCCTGGTCAATACCGACCTGAGTTCCTTCACCGAGAACCCCTACAAGGCCAGCGAGTTCGCGTCGACCGGCAGTGGCGAAGAGGAAGGTGGCGCGATGCGCACATTCGATGATAGTTCGGTGATCTTCGAGTTGCCCGCGCAGCGTTATCAAGGCGGTACACCGATCAGCCCATTCTCGGTTTACCCGATGGAAGCTGAAACCCTGTTCTTGCCGGGGCATTACTTCCGGATAGAGGGGCTGCAGCAGGTATACGGGGAGGGCTATCGCTTCATTCATGTACAGCTGGTTCGGGTGGCCGAGCCCGGCACGGCGATCGTGCATGACCTGCGGACCGGCCAGCCGTTCAACCTGGAAGCCTACCGCGGGCGCTTCAGGAACCAGGCGGTGGTGGATCGGTTTTTCCCGCCGGCATTGGCCGATGCTGAGGCGTAG